In Acidimicrobiales bacterium, the genomic window GCGACGGCGCCCACACCGAGGCCAGCGCCAACGGCGTGAAGGCGTCGGTGCCGTTGGCCTCGCTCGACCACGCATCGGTGTACCCGAGGTCCTCGAGCTCGCGGAACCAGTCCCGTTGCTCGTGCAGGGGGACACCGTCGAAGGGGACCGTCATGCCGTAGCGCCTCATGGAGGCGACGCTAGTGGGCCCCGCGTGACCGCGGTCTCGCCAGGACGCAGCAGTCGAGATGCACCAGTCAGGAAAAGGACTAGTCAACCCCTCAAGTCAGACCCCGTCCGTGTCGAAGAACAGGGGCACAGGGTTGCTGGAGGTCACGATGGGGGTCCGGGGGTCGACGCTTCGCACACGTCGGACGACGCTGGCCATGCTCACCCTCGTCACCTTCCCACTCGTCTCGGCCGCGCCCCTCCAGGCCGCGCCCGCCAGGGGCGAGGCCTCGGGGCCCCGCCATCACCACGACGACGGCCATCCAGGCGAGGCGAAGGGGCAGGCCAAGGGCCACGACAAGGAGGACGCCGAGGACGGTGGGCCCGACAAGCCCGGCTCCCGCTGGGTGAGGACCCCCTCCGGCTATCAGAGCGCCGGTCCGGACGACGATCCCGACCCTGGCCCCCCACGGGGCCGAGAGAGCGCTCCCGGGCAGGTCGACGACAAGCCCCAAGGCGGCGACCACCCCGACGACGGCACCCCCGGGCCTCCCGGCGGCGACCACCCCGACGTCGGCACCCCCGGGTCTCCCGGCGGCGACCAGGACGCGGACACCCCGCCCGCCACCACCCCGCCCGGCACCACCCCGCCCGCCACCGTTCCACCGGCGACCATCGACGAGGTCGCCTTCCCTGACCCCGACGCCTCGACGACGATCGAGCTCGGCACCGCGCTCCAGCCCCGAGTGGTCCCCTCCTCCACCCCGGAGCGCTCGGTCGACCTGATCCGCCTCTCCGCCATCGCCCCCGCCGGGCCGGTCGACCCGCCCGCCGGCACGACGCCGGCCACACCTGCAGTGACCCCGTCGGCCCTCCAGGCGCCCTTCGGGCCACCCATCGGCCGCGACGACTTCGGCGAGGTCGTCACCGTGACCTTCCCCCTCACGCTGGCGGCCATCGTGCTGGTGTTCCTCCTCCTCCACGGCCGTGGCGACCGGCGCGACCCCAAGCTGCTGGAGGCGCCCCTCGACGGCGGGTCCGACCGGGTCGACTTCTCGTGAGGACGACCGACCAGAGCGAGCTCGTGCCCCTGACCGAGCGGCTCACGGGGATCCAGGCCGTCCGGACGGTGTCCGCTGCGGCGGTGGTCCTCACCGTCCTGACGATGGGCGAGCGGCTCGGCGACCCCTGGATCGGCCTCGTCCCGCTCGTCGTCGGCCACCTCGCCGCGACCTGGGTCCTCGAGCTGGTGAGACGGCGCAGCGGCCGGCGCGCCCTGGCGACGGTGTCGTGGCTCCTCCTCGCCGACGGCATCGTGCTGGCGGTGGCGGTGACCACCACCGGCGGTCCCACCAGCCCCCTGGTGGGGCTCGTCTACCTGCACCTGGTCGCCGTCACCCTCCTGACCTCCTACCGGACCGCGCTGCGCGTGGCGGCGTGGCACGCCCTGCTGCTCGTCGGCGCCCACGTGGCCCCGTCCGCACCGGCCGAGGGCGACGCGGTGCCCATCGCGGTGCTGGTGGCGGTCTCGTACCTGGTCCTGGCCGGTGCGACCGCAGCGCTCGCCGCCGTCAACGAGGGCGCGCTGCGGCGCGGCCGGCAGGACCTCGCCGCCCTGGTGGAGCTGAGCACCGAGCTCGAGGCATCCCTGGCGCCCGACGACCTCGCCACGACCGCGGTCGGCCACCTGCGCCACCGGCTCGGCCGGCCGGCGGCTGCGGTGATCGTGCGCGACCACCGGCGCTGGTCGGGGGTGGTCGACGGCGGGCGGGGCCCGGTCGGGCTCGAGAGCGAGGCCGCCGTCGACGCCGTGGTCATCCGCGCCGCGAGCGAACGTGCCCCGGTCCTCGTGCGCGAGCTGTCGCCCGACGACGATCCCTTCCTCCACCGCCTTCTGCCCGGCGCCCTCAACGTCGTGGTCGCACCGCTGATCGCCGACGGCCAGCACCTCGGCTCCGCCGTGGTCGTCTGCGGGCCCTCGGCCCGGACCGGTCTCAGCCAGGCGTCGCTGGCGAGCCTGTCGCAGACAGCGTCCATGGTCGCCCTCACGCTGCGCAACTCGCGCCTCGTCGCCGAGCTCGAGGCCCTCGCCGGGCGCGACCCGCTGACCGGCCTGGCCAACCGCCGGGCGTTCGACGACGCCCTCGAAGCCGAGGTGGCCAGGGCGAGGCGCGCCGGGACGCCCCTGAGCCTGGTGATGATGGACCTCGACCGGTTCAAGGAGGTCAACGACGTCCACGGCCACCAGGTCGGCGACGAGGTCCTCCGACAGCTGGGGGTGGCGCTGGCGACGGCGGCCCGGACAGGCGACGTGGTGGCACGCTACGGCGGCGAGGAGTTCGTGATCCTCTGCCCGGGGTGCGACTCGGATCAGTCCCTCGCCGTGGCCGACCGGTTGCGGCGGGCCGCCGAGCAGGTGACGGCGCTCCCGGTGACCGCCAGCGCGGGGGTCGCCACCATGCCCCCTCACGCCACCGACGGCTCGGCGCTGGTGGCCGCCGCCGACCTCGCGCTCTACCAGGCCAAGGACGCCGGACGAGACCGGGCGGTCCGCCTGGCGGTCGGGAGTCTCACTGTCACACCCGCTGTTCACAATGGGTGACATGGAGAACCAGCTCACCCTCGTCGACGCACCCCGGGCGTGGAAGCTCGACCGGCGCACCCGCGAGATCGGCCGCAAGGGCGTGGCCGAGGCCCGCGAGGCGCTCCGCCAGGCACACTCGGGCGATGGCCACGGCACCCCCGCCGAGGCCGCCTGAGGCGCTCACCGTCGTCGCCGCCTAGATTCCGACCATGCCGTCCGACACCGAGATCGTCATCGTCGACGCCGTCCGCAGCCCCGTTGGGCGACGCGGCGGCGGCCTGTCCACCATGCACCCCGCCGACCTGCTCGGTGGCGTGCTCACCGAGCTGATCGACCGCTCCGGCATCGACCCGGCTGCCGTCGGCCAGGTCGTGGGGGGCTGCGTCAGCCAGGTGGGTGAGCAGTCCTTCAACGTCGCCCGCACCGCCTGGCTCACCGCCGGTCTCCCCCTGGGCGTGGCCGCCACGACGGTCGACACGCAGTGTGGGTCGTCCCAGCAGGCAACCAACCTCGCCGCCTCCCTCGTGGGCGCGGGCGCGGTCGACGTCGCGATCGCCTGCGGTGTCGAGGTCATGAGCCGGGTGCCGATCGGCTCCAACACGAAGAACGGCCCCGGCCGGGCCATCCCCGGCTCCTACTTCGAGCACTACGAGTTCACCTCGCAGTTCGAGGGAGCCGAGCGCATCGCCGAGAAGTGGGGCATCTCCCGCGACGACGCCGACGCCTTCGGCCTCCGCTCGCAGCAACGCGCCGCCGCCGCATGGGAGCAGGGCCACTTCGAGCGGGAGGTCGTGGCCATCGAGGCCCCCGACCTCGACGACGACGGCAAACCCACAGGCACCAGCCACACCGTCAGCCGCGACGAGGGGCTCCGCGAGACCTCGATCGACAAGCTGGCCACGCTCAAGCCCGTCGCCCGCGAGGACGGCGTCCACACTGCCGGTTCCTCCTCCCAGATCTCCGACGGTGCCGCCGCCGTGCTGCTCATGAGCCGTGGCCGCGCCGAGGCACTGGGCCTGCGACCCCGTGCCCGGGTCGTCGACCAGTGCCTGGTCGGCGTCGACCCGGTCCTGATGCTCACGGGGCCCATCGACGCCACGCAGCGCGTCCTCGACCGCACCGGCGTGGGCATCGACGACATCGACACCTTCGAGATCAACGAGGCGTTCGCCTCGGTCGTCCTGGCCTGGGCCAAGGAGACCGGGGTCGACATGGACCGGGTGAACCCCAACGGCGGGGCCATCGCCCTCGGTCACCCGCTCGGCGGCACCGGCGCGGTGCTGACCACCAAGGCCCTCCACGAGCTGGAGCGCATCGAAGGGCGCTACGGCCTGGTCTCGATGTGCTGCGGCGGCGGCCTCGGCACCGGGACCCTGCTCGAGCGGCTCTGAGCCGACGCGGGGTTCCCAGTGCGGGGACCCCGCTGTCACACCCCCACGCCACACTCGATGCCGTGACGAGGCAACGCCTGCTTCCCATCACCGTCCTGGTGGCCGCCCTCCTCCTCGCGTGCGGTGCCGACGAGGCCGTCCACGACCCCCCGGGCCGGGCCGAGGTGGTGCGGGTGGTCGACGGCGACACGATCGTGGTGCGCATCGCCGGCCAGCGGAGCGACGAGCGGGTCCGGCTCATCGGCATCGACACGCCCGAGACCGTCGACCCCCGCTCCCCCGTCGAGTGCTTCGGCGAGGAGGCGAGCGCCCGGGCCAAGGAGCTGCTGCCCCCCGGCACCGCCGTCCGCCTCGAGCGCGACGTGGAGGCCCGCGACCGGTACGAGCGACTGCTCGCCTACGTCTACCGCGCCGCCGACGACCTCTTCGTCAACCTCGCCATGGTCGAGGAAGGGTTCGCGGCCGTGCTCACCTACCCGCCGAACGTCGCCCACACCGAGGCCTTCGTGACCGCAGCCGCCGAAGCCCGGGCCGCCGGGCGGGGCCTCTGGGGCGCCTGCCCCGATCCCTGACCGGTGTCGGTAGCGTTGGCGTCCGTGACGACCCTCGCCGAGCGCCTCGGACACCACGCCGACGCCCGCCTGCTGATCGTCAGCTGCGACGACCTCGGCTCGAGCCACGCCGCCAACGTCGGCTGCTACGAGGCCCTCCGCGACGGCATCGCCACCAGCGCCGGCCTCATGGTGCCCTGCCCCTGGGCACGGGAGGCCGCCGCCCACTACCGGGGTGAGGATGTCGGCGTGCACCTGACCCTCAACGCCGAGTGGGACCACTACCGCTGGGGCCCCCTCACCATGTCGCCCTCGCTCCTCGACGGTGACGGCGGCCTGCCCCGCACCCGTGAGGAGGTCTGGGACCACGCCGACCTCGACGAGGTCCGCCGCGAGCTGCGCACCCAGGTCGAGCGGGCGATCCTGTGGGGCTTCGACGTGAGCCACCTCGACTCGCACATGGGCACCATGCAGCTTCGGCCCGAGTTCTTCGACCTCTACCTCGAGCTGGCGGTCGAGTTCGCCCTGCCCATCCGGTTGCCGGGCACGCCCTCGGAGCGGGTGGTGGGCTTCCCGTTCCGTCGGGTGGCGACCGAGGAGGGCGTGGTGTTCCCGGACCACTTCGTGCACGTGGTGGGCACCGGAAGCCGCCGAGCGCTCGAGCGGACGCTCTTCGACCTGGCTCCCGGTGTCACCGAGCTCCGGGCACACCCTGCCGTCGATGCTCCCGAGCTGCGTGCCATCTCGGCCGACTGGGCCGACCGGGTCGACGACCACGCCGCCCTCACCACCGACCGCGAGGTGCAAGCGATGGTGGAGCGCAGCGGCGTGGTCCTGATCGGCTTCCGCGAGCTGCGGGAGCTCCAGCGCTCCGGGGTCTGAGAGCTAGAAGGTCGTCTCCTCCTTCAGCTTCTCCTGGATCTCCTTGTACTCGGGCTTGGAGGTCAGAGGCATGAGGCTCATGATCTTGGCCATGTTGCCGGTGACCTTGACCCGGCCCTGCATGAAGGCGGCGTTGGCGTCAAGCTCGCCCTTGGCGATCTTGAGGGCGTCCTCGTAGGAGTTGGTGAGGGTGACCTCGGCGTCGGGGTCCTCCCCGAGCGACTGCTCGAGGGTCTTGCCGTTCTCGATGACGGTGTAGTACTTGACCTCCTCGCCGTCGTTGGCCACGTCGGCCGGGGCGCCGGTGATGACCTGTTGCATGCGCACCGAGGCGCCGGGCGTCTCGGGGAAGGCCTGGGCAAGCTCCTTGGCGCGGTCCATGTACTCCTGGGTGAGGTACTTCGGCATGCGTTTGCTCCTGGGTCCGGATCGGTCGGTACGAGCGGGACGATAGTCCCCGGGCGGACCCCGCTGACAGGGTCGTCAGCCGACGCGCTGTCGGAGCCCGGCGAAGAGGTCGTCCTCGGGCGTCCCGGTGTCGACCAGCGAGCGGGCCAGCACGTAGTCGTCGTAGGGGTGCACGACGCGTTGCTCCTCGGGCGGGATGCCGAACCAGAACGGCGAGTTGGGGTCGATCTGGGTCCGATGGGCCAGGAGGGCATTGGCCCGAACCTCGAAGTGGTCGCTCACGTCGACTCGGGTGGTGATCCGGTCGTCTTGGCCCATGCGGGCGAGGCGCTCTTCCGTGAACGGCGATTCGAGACCGAGCTCGAGGAACTTCGCGTGCATCGCCAGCATCCGGGACCGCGACCAGACCGTGTAGTACAGCTTCATCGGCTGCCAGGGCTCGCCGGCGTCGGGGAAGGCCGTCGGGTCACCGGCGGCCTCGAAGGCCAGCACCGAGATGTCGTGCACCCGGAGGTGGTCGGGGTGCGGGTAGCCCTTCTGGTCGTCCCCGTAGGTGACGAGCACCTGCGGGCGGTGCCGGCGGATGGCCGCCACCAGCCGCTCCACGGCTTCGTCCTCGGGCGCCCGGGCGAAGCAGCGCGGGTCCTCGTTCTCCGGCGAGTCAGGCATGCCCGAGTCCCGGTAGCCGAGGAACGTGAGCTCGTCGTAGCCGATGACCTCCATCGACGCCGCGAGCTCCTCCATGCGCACCTCAGCCAGGCGCTCGCGCACCTCGGGGGTGTCCATCGCCGGGTTGAGGATGCTGCCCGCCTCGCCCCCGGTGCAGCACACGAGCACGGTCCGGATCCCTTCGGCGTGGGCCCGAGCGACGGACCCGGCGCCCTTCGACGCTTCGTCGTCGGGATGGGCGTGCACCGTCATCAGGCAGAGCTGGTCGTCGGCATCCATGCCGGGAACGCTACCGGTGACGGCTGCACTCCCCCACCCCGCTCCCGGGGGACCGCCTAGCCTCGGCGCCGTGGAGGACCCCGAGGTGTGGCGCTGGATCTGGCTCGGCGGAGCCGTGGTGGGCGTGGTCGGCGAGATGGCGGCCGCCGGGACGTTCTTCCTCCTGCCCTTCGGGGTGGGCGCGGCCGTGGCCTTCGCCCTCGCCTTTGCCGGAGCACCGCTGGTGCTCCAGTGGCTGGCGTTCGTGGCCGTGTCAACCGTCGGCGTGGTGGCCACCAGGCCCGTGGCCCGTCGCCTCGAGGCGGGCTCACCCACGGCAGGTGTGGGAGCCCGGCGGCTCATGGGCGAGATCGCCACCGTCCTCGACGACATCCCGGCGGGCACGCACGAGACCGGCCTGGTGCGGGTC contains:
- a CDS encoding sensor domain-containing diguanylate cyclase, translating into MRTTDQSELVPLTERLTGIQAVRTVSAAAVVLTVLTMGERLGDPWIGLVPLVVGHLAATWVLELVRRRSGRRALATVSWLLLADGIVLAVAVTTTGGPTSPLVGLVYLHLVAVTLLTSYRTALRVAAWHALLLVGAHVAPSAPAEGDAVPIAVLVAVSYLVLAGATAALAAVNEGALRRGRQDLAALVELSTELEASLAPDDLATTAVGHLRHRLGRPAAAVIVRDHRRWSGVVDGGRGPVGLESEAAVDAVVIRAASERAPVLVRELSPDDDPFLHRLLPGALNVVVAPLIADGQHLGSAVVVCGPSARTGLSQASLASLSQTASMVALTLRNSRLVAELEALAGRDPLTGLANRRAFDDALEAEVARARRAGTPLSLVMMDLDRFKEVNDVHGHQVGDEVLRQLGVALATAARTGDVVARYGGEEFVILCPGCDSDQSLAVADRLRRAAEQVTALPVTASAGVATMPPHATDGSALVAAADLALYQAKDAGRDRAVRLAVGSLTVTPAVHNG
- a CDS encoding steroid 3-ketoacyl-CoA thiolase, translated to MPSDTEIVIVDAVRSPVGRRGGGLSTMHPADLLGGVLTELIDRSGIDPAAVGQVVGGCVSQVGEQSFNVARTAWLTAGLPLGVAATTVDTQCGSSQQATNLAASLVGAGAVDVAIACGVEVMSRVPIGSNTKNGPGRAIPGSYFEHYEFTSQFEGAERIAEKWGISRDDADAFGLRSQQRAAAAWEQGHFEREVVAIEAPDLDDDGKPTGTSHTVSRDEGLRETSIDKLATLKPVAREDGVHTAGSSSQISDGAAAVLLMSRGRAEALGLRPRARVVDQCLVGVDPVLMLTGPIDATQRVLDRTGVGIDDIDTFEINEAFASVVLAWAKETGVDMDRVNPNGGAIALGHPLGGTGAVLTTKALHELERIEGRYGLVSMCCGGGLGTGTLLERL
- a CDS encoding thermonuclease family protein — translated: MTRQRLLPITVLVAALLLACGADEAVHDPPGRAEVVRVVDGDTIVVRIAGQRSDERVRLIGIDTPETVDPRSPVECFGEEASARAKELLPPGTAVRLERDVEARDRYERLLAYVYRAADDLFVNLAMVEEGFAAVLTYPPNVAHTEAFVTAAAEARAAGRGLWGACPDP
- a CDS encoding polysaccharide deacetylase family protein; the encoded protein is MTTLAERLGHHADARLLIVSCDDLGSSHAANVGCYEALRDGIATSAGLMVPCPWAREAAAHYRGEDVGVHLTLNAEWDHYRWGPLTMSPSLLDGDGGLPRTREEVWDHADLDEVRRELRTQVERAILWGFDVSHLDSHMGTMQLRPEFFDLYLELAVEFALPIRLPGTPSERVVGFPFRRVATEEGVVFPDHFVHVVGTGSRRALERTLFDLAPGVTELRAHPAVDAPELRAISADWADRVDDHAALTTDREVQAMVERSGVVLIGFRELRELQRSGV
- a CDS encoding SCP2 sterol-binding domain-containing protein, whose translation is MPKYLTQEYMDRAKELAQAFPETPGASVRMQQVITGAPADVANDGEEVKYYTVIENGKTLEQSLGEDPDAEVTLTNSYEDALKIAKGELDANAAFMQGRVKVTGNMAKIMSLMPLTSKPEYKEIQEKLKEETTF
- the mca gene encoding mycothiol conjugate amidase Mca, encoding MDADDQLCLMTVHAHPDDEASKGAGSVARAHAEGIRTVLVCCTGGEAGSILNPAMDTPEVRERLAEVRMEELAASMEVIGYDELTFLGYRDSGMPDSPENEDPRCFARAPEDEAVERLVAAIRRHRPQVLVTYGDDQKGYPHPDHLRVHDISVLAFEAAGDPTAFPDAGEPWQPMKLYYTVWSRSRMLAMHAKFLELGLESPFTEERLARMGQDDRITTRVDVSDHFEVRANALLAHRTQIDPNSPFWFGIPPEEQRVVHPYDDYVLARSLVDTGTPEDDLFAGLRQRVG
- a CDS encoding NfeD family protein, producing the protein MEDPEVWRWIWLGGAVVGVVGEMAAAGTFFLLPFGVGAAVAFALAFAGAPLVLQWLAFVAVSTVGVVATRPVARRLEAGSPTAGVGARRLMGEIATVLDDIPAGTHETGLVRVGREEWRAESRDGTPVPTGTSVRVIDVVGTRVVVWPVDELDPATGEHPDPRPDHKEPS